Proteins co-encoded in one Megalops cyprinoides isolate fMegCyp1 chromosome 1, fMegCyp1.pri, whole genome shotgun sequence genomic window:
- the LOC118775047 gene encoding cytochrome P450 2K1-like: protein MAVMEGFLLQAPAPVTLLGAVLVLLLLYLLSPSPDSAREPPGPRPLPLLGNLLLLDLKNLHVSLCELSEKHGSVFTVHFGPKKVVVLAGYKTVKQALVDYAEQFGERDVTPIFHDVLQGHGVLFANGDSWREMRRFALSTLRDFGMGKRGCEEKIIQEVHHLAEVFEKFKGEPFNTAQPVNYAVSNIISSIVYGSRFEYADPVFQKMVDRASENIRLAGSAEIQLFNLFPRLGRCLGQWLGNRALLLKNSYSNIEEAKGLVKRLQESLNPQQCRCFVDCFLIRQQEEAGQKGSHFHQNNLIMTVGNLFAAGTDTTGTTLRWGLLLMAKYPHIQDRVQEEMSRVIGDRQPRTEDRRSLPYTNAVIHEIQRLANIVPLSLPHVTSRDVTFQGFFIKKGTTVIPLLTSVLQDESEWKNPYSFNPDHFLDEEGHFIKRDAFLPFSAGRRVCLGESLARMELFLFFTSLLQRFRFSVPPGVSETELDLTPIVGVTLNPSPHRLCAISRA from the exons ATGGCTGTAATGGAGGGGTTTCTTCTCCAGGCCCCCGCTCCTGTGACTCTTCTGGGGgctgtgctggtgctgctgttgctttaTCTGCTCTCACCTTCTCCCGACTCGGCGAGGGAGCCCCCAGGCCCCCGGCCCCTGCCTCTCCTGGGGAACCTGCTTCTTCTGGATCTGAAAAACCTGCATGTATCTCTCTGTGAG ctATCAGAGAAACATGGCAGCGTGTTCACTGTGCACTTTGGCCCAAAGAAAGTGGTTGTGCTGGCAGGATATAAGACCGTCAAACAAGCACTTGTCGACTACGCTGAGCAGTTTGGGGAGCGGGATGTCACCCCCATCTTCCATGATGTACTCCAGGGACACG GTGTTCTGTTTGCCAATGGAGACTCATGGAGAGAGATGAGACGCTTCGCCCTCTCCACGCTGCGCGACTTTGGCATGGGTAAGAGAGGGTGTGAGGAGAAGATCATCCAGGAGGTCCACCACCTGGCGGAGGTGTTCGAGAAGTTCAAGG GTGAACCTTTCAACACAGCCCAGCCAGTGAATTATGCTGTCTCCAACATCATCTCCTCCATTGTCTATGGAAGCCGCTTTGAATATGCTGACCCAGTCTTTCAAAAAATGGTCGACAGGGCCAGCGAGAACATCCGGCTTGCTGGCTCTGCAGAAATACAG CTGTTCAACCTGTTTCCACGGCTGGGCCGCTGTCTGGGGCAGTGGTTAGGGAATCGTGCCTTGCTGCTGAAGAATTCCTACTCCAACATTGAGGAAGCAAAAGGGCTGGTGAAGAGACTGCAGGAGTCGCTGAACCCTCAGCAGTGCAGGTGCTTTGTGGACTGCTTCCTCATTCGACAGCAGGAG GAGGCAGGGCAGAAGGGCTCCCACTTTCACCAGAATAACCTGATCATGACTGTCGGCAACCTGTTTGCAGCCGGGACTGACACCACTGGAACCACACTGCGCTGGGGGCTGCTTCTCATGGCCAAGTACCCCCACATACAGG ACCGCGTCCAGGAAGAGATGAGCCGGGTCATCGGGGACAGGCAGCCGAGAACCGAGGACCGGAGGAGCCTGCCCTACACCAACGCCGTGATCCACGAGATCCAGAGACTGGCCAACATTGTTCCCCTGAGTCTCCCCCATGTCACCAGCCGTGATGTCACCTTCCAGGGATTCTTCATTAAGAAG GGAACTACAGTGATCCCGCTGTTGACTTCAGTGCTTCAGGATGAGAGTGAATGGAAAAACCCCTACAGCTTTAACCCTGATCACTTCCTGGATGAGGAGGGCCACTTCATCAAGAGAGACGCCTTCCTGCCCTTCTCTGCAG GGCGGAGGGTGTGTCTGGGAGAGAGTCTGGCCAGAATGGagctcttcctcttcttcacctCCCTGCTGCAGAGGTTCCGCTTCTCTGTTCCCCCTGGGGTGTCTGAGACAGAGCTGGACCTTACCCCAATTGTTGGGGTAACcctcaacccctccccccatcgACTCTGTGCCATAAGCCGGGCGTGA